The following are encoded together in the Clostridium sp. BJN0013 genome:
- a CDS encoding glycosyltransferase family 8 protein, which yields MNILVTLDSNYLKPLRVMLKSLFLNNPKEKFCIYMMHSNIKETELYDINKFIEKEGHELFIITIKNEYFKDAPLTKHYTKEMYYRLLAFKFLPSTINKILYLDPDIIVINEIRKLYDIDISKYLYAAAYHNTLPVKEINKLRLKPYEIETYYNSGVLLMNIALHKKVIQEEQIYKFVEKNKNKLILPDQDIINALYSKHIKKIDEILFNYDPRYYKYNRLLSKGDINMDYIINNTSIIHFCGKKKPWQKNYTGDFHSLYKHYEKLALS from the coding sequence ATGAACATTCTTGTTACATTAGATTCAAATTATTTAAAACCACTAAGGGTTATGCTTAAATCATTATTTCTGAATAATCCAAAAGAAAAATTTTGTATTTATATGATGCATTCAAATATAAAAGAAACTGAACTCTATGATATAAATAAATTTATAGAAAAAGAAGGTCATGAACTTTTTATTATAACTATAAAAAATGAATACTTTAAAGATGCACCTTTAACGAAACACTATACTAAAGAAATGTATTATAGGCTGCTGGCATTTAAATTCCTACCTTCAACTATAAATAAAATATTATATCTCGATCCAGATATTATTGTTATAAATGAAATAAGGAAATTATATGATATTGATATTTCTAAATATCTTTATGCTGCAGCATATCATAATACATTGCCAGTTAAAGAGATTAATAAATTAAGGTTAAAGCCTTACGAAATTGAAACATATTACAACTCTGGAGTTCTTTTAATGAATATCGCTCTCCATAAAAAAGTAATACAAGAAGAGCAAATCTATAAATTTGTAGAAAAAAATAAAAACAAACTTATTCTACCGGATCAAGATATAATTAATGCATTATATTCTAAACATATAAAAAAAATTGATGAGATACTATTTAATTATGATCCCAGATACTACAAATATAATAGACTTCTAAGCAAGGGAGATATTAATATGGATTATATTATTAATAATACTTCTATAATCCACTTTTGTGGAAAGAAAAAACCCTGGCAGAAAAATTATACCGGGGATTTTCACTCTCTATATAAACATTATGAAAAGCTGGCATTATCATGA
- a CDS encoding phage integrase N-terminal SAM-like domain-containing protein, with the protein MSELRKQMKIYMDLKGYSPITTKYYLNHVGNFAKYYKKSPNLLGEKEIREYLHCCITKRCLTEGSCRFNLCSS; encoded by the coding sequence ATGTCAGAGTTAAGAAAACAAATGAAAATCTATATGGATTTAAAAGGGTACAGTCCAATTACTACAAAATATTATCTTAATCACGTTGGCAATTTTGCAAAATACTATAAAAAATCACCTAATTTATTGGGTGAGAAAGAAATACGTGAGTATTTACACTGTTGTATCACAAAAAGATGTTTAACAGAAGGATCCTGTAGGTTCAATTTATGCAGCTCTTAA
- a CDS encoding LysR family transcriptional regulator: MNLNQLYYFREIAHLQHFRQAAVKLNISQPSLSKSMSNLEEEFELCLFEKSGRNVALTKYGLIFLNYVEKILHDLDTAKKDMKQLASSDRGHVDIAYIFPLSQYYIPKTVRSFLNLKENKNVTFTFKQGITDELIEGLKNDKYDLIFASYVEDEPDITFIPIFDQKLFVIVPLDHPLAKLNSVDLKDIEPYPLVGYDKASGLGKLTSKLLKSKNLHPKIICEASDEYALSALVAANFGVSIIAEAPALKYAKVKKLHIKNIKYSRQIHLAYKKNKYFAPAVHNFISYVKNKSYEENSDFFT, translated from the coding sequence ATGAATTTAAATCAATTATATTATTTTAGGGAAATTGCTCACTTACAACATTTTAGACAAGCAGCTGTAAAATTAAATATATCCCAGCCTAGTCTGAGTAAATCTATGTCAAATTTAGAAGAAGAATTTGAACTTTGTCTATTTGAAAAAAGTGGTAGAAATGTTGCGCTAACAAAATACGGTTTAATATTTTTAAACTATGTAGAAAAAATATTACATGACTTGGATACTGCTAAAAAAGATATGAAACAATTAGCCAGTAGTGATCGAGGTCATGTTGATATAGCATACATTTTCCCATTATCCCAATATTATATTCCAAAAACAGTACGCAGTTTTTTAAATCTAAAAGAAAACAAAAATGTTACCTTTACTTTTAAGCAGGGGATTACTGATGAATTAATAGAGGGTTTAAAAAACGATAAATATGATTTAATATTTGCATCTTATGTAGAAGATGAACCGGATATAACTTTTATTCCTATTTTTGATCAAAAACTATTTGTGATTGTTCCTCTGGATCATCCTCTGGCAAAACTGAATAGTGTTGATCTAAAAGATATTGAACCTTACCCTTTAGTAGGCTATGATAAGGCTTCCGGATTGGGTAAACTCACTTCAAAGTTATTAAAGAGTAAGAATTTACATCCAAAAATCATCTGTGAAGCTTCTGATGAGTATGCTCTTTCTGCCTTAGTGGCTGCAAATTTTGGAGTATCTATTATAGCTGAAGCACCTGCTCTTAAATATGCTAAAGTTAAAAAACTACATATTAAAAATATTAAATATTCTAGACAAATTCATCTAGCTTACAAAAAAAATAAATATTTTGCCCCTGCAGTTCATAACTTTATTTCATATGTAAAAAATAAAAGTTATGAAGAAAATTCTGATTTTTTTACATAA
- a CDS encoding tyrosine-type recombinase/integrase — translation MYAALKILYIKVLNRTWDINKIPRIKERRRLPVVLSPEEIKAIFDTTPNIKHKAIFMTIYSAGLRVSEVCNLKVTDIDSKNMQIFIRQGKGKKDRYSLLSKLNFQVLREYWKKYKPKEYLFSGRYRTDAITPRSVQRVFQKSKEKAEITKPATVHTLRHSFATHLLDTGTDICYIQRLLGHTRITTTTIYLHLRRMDLLNIKSPLDILIGIEND, via the coding sequence ATTTATGCAGCTCTTAAAATTTTATATATAAAAGTCTTAAACCGAACCTGGGATATTAATAAAATTCCGAGAATAAAAGAACGTAGAAGACTGCCTGTTGTATTATCGCCTGAAGAGATAAAAGCTATTTTTGATACTACCCCAAATATTAAACATAAGGCAATTTTTATGACAATTTATTCTGCAGGATTAAGGGTAAGTGAGGTTTGCAATCTCAAAGTAACAGATATAGACAGTAAAAATATGCAAATATTTATAAGGCAGGGTAAAGGTAAAAAAGATCGATATTCACTTTTATCAAAATTAAACTTTCAAGTTCTAAGGGAGTACTGGAAAAAATATAAACCTAAAGAATATTTGTTTTCAGGAAGATATAGGACTGATGCCATAACACCACGCAGCGTTCAAAGGGTATTTCAGAAATCAAAGGAAAAAGCAGAGATTACTAAACCTGCAACAGTACATACACTGAGACATAGTTTTGCAACACATCTTTTGGATACTGGAACGGATATTTGCTATATCCAGAGACTTTTAGGACATACAAGGATAACTACTACCACTATATATCTACACCTCAGAAGAATGGATTTATTAAATATAAAAAGTCCACTGGATATACTTATAGGTATAGAAAATGATTGA